A stretch of the Clostridium botulinum genome encodes the following:
- a CDS encoding PLP-dependent aminotransferase family protein — protein MDKYYIKFKEDIPKYIQIVNHVKKLIYHREILDREKLPAIRTLSKKLGVNNVTIVTAYNKLELEGFATQKIGSGTFAKGREDNKEFLKEYSNIYRKISSGYLKDYIDFTGETTCGKFFPVDTFKKVLNKVLDRDGAESFIYQDSLGYEGLRKSINKNFWKNEIDNENILIVSGAQQGIDIAAKAIININDNVLVEKPTYSGALNVFKSRRANILEVEIEEDGLNMKSLKKILKKNKIKCFYIMSYFQNPTGNTYSTEDKLKILNLAEEYNFYIIEDDYLSELIYDENIKYNSFKSLDIYDRVIYIKSFSKIFLPGIRMGYLIPPKVFSEIVQNSKVNTDITTSSLMQRALELYINEGYWKMHMAFLNEAYKNRYYYMKECIEDILGDKVTFNSPGGGLNFYLKISNNIKMNAIELFNKCKNNNVIITPGVLFYKSIIDGEKFFRVGFSVTGVEDIKKGINIINKLLVQKGE, from the coding sequence ATGGACAAATACTATATAAAGTTTAAGGAGGACATTCCTAAGTATATACAAATTGTAAATCATGTAAAAAAGTTAATATATCATAGAGAAATTTTAGATAGAGAAAAACTTCCAGCAATTAGAACTTTATCAAAAAAATTAGGAGTAAATAATGTAACAATAGTAACTGCATATAACAAATTAGAATTAGAGGGGTTTGCTACTCAAAAGATAGGTAGCGGTACTTTTGCAAAAGGCAGAGAAGATAATAAAGAATTTCTAAAAGAATATTCTAATATATACAGAAAAATAAGTAGTGGATATCTAAAAGATTACATAGACTTTACAGGGGAAACTACTTGCGGAAAGTTTTTCCCTGTAGATACTTTTAAGAAAGTATTAAATAAGGTTTTAGATAGAGATGGGGCAGAATCCTTTATTTATCAGGATTCATTAGGATATGAAGGACTTAGAAAAAGTATTAATAAGAACTTTTGGAAAAATGAAATAGACAATGAAAATATACTTATTGTATCGGGAGCTCAACAAGGAATAGATATAGCAGCAAAGGCAATAATTAATATAAATGACAATGTTTTAGTTGAAAAGCCAACATATAGTGGAGCGTTAAATGTTTTTAAAAGTAGAAGAGCAAATATATTAGAAGTTGAAATTGAAGAAGATGGATTAAATATGAAGTCGTTAAAAAAAATATTAAAGAAAAACAAAATAAAATGTTTTTATATAATGAGTTATTTTCAAAATCCAACTGGAAATACATATAGTACTGAGGATAAACTAAAAATCTTAAATCTTGCAGAAGAATATAATTTTTATATTATAGAAGATGATTATTTATCTGAATTAATATATGATGAAAATATAAAATATAACAGTTTTAAAAGCTTAGATATATATGATAGAGTTATATATATAAAAAGTTTTTCAAAGATATTTTTACCAGGTATAAGAATGGGATATTTAATACCTCCGAAAGTGTTTAGTGAAATTGTCCAAAATAGTAAAGTAAATACAGATATAACCACATCTAGTTTAATGCAAAGAGCATTAGAGCTGTATATTAATGAAGGCTATTGGAAAATGCATATGGCATTTTTAAATGAGGCATATAAAAACAGATATTATTATATGAAAGAGTGCATTGAGGATATTTTGGGTGACAAAGTAACTTTTAATAGTCCTGGTGGAGGACTTAATTTTTACTTAAAAATATCCAATAATATAAAAATGAATGCTATAGAGCTTTTTAATAAATGTAAAAATAATAATGTTATAATAACTCCAGGAGTGCTTTTTTATAAAAGTATTATAGATGGAGAAAAGTTTTTTAGGGTGGGATTTTCAGTAACAGGTGTAGAAGATATAAAAAAAGGAATAAATATAATAAATAAATTATTAGTGCAAAAGGGTGAATAA
- a CDS encoding nucleotidyltransferase domain-containing protein, giving the protein MLNNIEKYQRAFSSLINKLKNNEAILAAMVFGSVLTGDLWEGSDIDLFVICKNKINNKGRIYTEEEGIKVHIKLISKEKFLTLYDEELAGGFIHRVFLSSRLVFSKDDEVTSKYDIGRYYPDIDREKWNMVYFSDLLKSIEVCKKYLANNGTYMAYSSAIKAMEDFSKLYVNSSGYMISKDVMTMATNLNDKLRELADKLFFATKENMYEIINEVINFLEEDININIKKYIALLLEFMKDQEIPLSSEDILVNKLFDNLNIRFERLLNRMLENGIIKRKNRNYKDEENNVLISENVYFI; this is encoded by the coding sequence ATGCTGAATAATATAGAAAAATATCAAAGAGCATTTTCATCTTTAATAAATAAACTTAAAAATAATGAGGCTATTCTTGCCGCTATGGTTTTTGGTAGTGTATTAACGGGTGACCTGTGGGAAGGATCGGATATAGACTTATTTGTTATATGCAAAAATAAGATAAATAATAAAGGAAGAATTTATACTGAAGAAGAAGGGATAAAAGTACATATAAAGTTAATAAGTAAAGAGAAATTTTTAACATTATATGACGAAGAACTAGCGGGTGGATTTATTCACAGAGTATTCTTATCATCAAGATTAGTTTTTTCAAAAGATGATGAAGTTACTAGTAAGTATGATATAGGAAGATATTATCCAGATATCGATAGAGAAAAATGGAATATGGTTTATTTCAGTGACTTATTAAAGAGTATAGAGGTATGTAAAAAATATTTAGCTAACAATGGGACATATATGGCATATAGTTCAGCAATAAAGGCTATGGAAGATTTTTCAAAACTGTATGTTAATTCTTCAGGTTATATGATAAGCAAAGATGTTATGACAATGGCGACTAATTTAAATGACAAATTAAGAGAGCTTGCTGATAAATTATTTTTTGCTACTAAAGAAAATATGTATGAGATAATTAATGAAGTTATTAATTTTTTAGAGGAAGATATAAATATAAATATAAAAAAATATATTGCATTATTGTTAGAGTTTATGAAAGATCAAGAAATTCCATTGAGTTCTGAAGATATATTAGTAAATAAATTATTCGATAATCTTAATATTAGATTTGAAAGATTATTGAATAGGATGCTAGAAAATGGCATAATAAAGAGAAAAAATAGAAACTATAAAGATGAAGAGAACAACGTTTTAATAAGTGAAAATGTATATTTTATTTAG
- a CDS encoding amidohydrolase has product MKTLIKNVAIVTMNDNEEVIENGYILIDDNKIQKVCSGEFKEDIKDVKVIDGRGYCAMPGLVNSHTHAAMTLLRGYGEGLPLMRWLNEKVWPMESTFKDEHREIGNKLAYIEMLRSGTTTFNDMYFKFDKMLDTIKSFDIRCVLGTSLLGDEWEVQLKEAIDLKQLVERDYKNSLIKTMIAPHSPYTLSREALVETARASKEYNENIHIHVAETLDEINIIKEKYNMTPVEYMVDTGIFDNKVMAAHCVHLTDNDIEIIKNKNVSPIYNPQSNMKLASGVPRIIDMIDKGINVCMGTDGTCSNNNLNMLEEMETGALLQNLFYKDTTRLSAKTVFKMATVNGSKALGIENLGAIQEGNIADIIMLNMNKASMIPCHDIYSNIVFSASGNEIEYVIINGKLVMEKGELINIDEEKILYEGKKFCEKL; this is encoded by the coding sequence ATGAAGACACTAATAAAAAATGTAGCAATAGTTACTATGAATGATAATGAAGAAGTTATAGAAAATGGATATATTCTTATAGATGATAATAAGATTCAAAAAGTATGTAGTGGCGAATTTAAAGAAGATATTAAAGATGTAAAAGTAATAGATGGTAGAGGATATTGTGCTATGCCTGGACTTGTTAACAGTCATACTCACGCAGCCATGACGCTTCTAAGAGGATATGGTGAAGGACTACCTCTTATGAGATGGTTAAATGAAAAGGTATGGCCTATGGAAAGTACATTTAAAGATGAGCATAGAGAAATAGGAAATAAACTTGCATACATTGAAATGTTAAGAAGTGGTACAACAACATTTAATGATATGTATTTTAAATTTGATAAAATGTTAGATACTATTAAAAGCTTCGATATAAGATGTGTGCTTGGAACATCATTATTAGGAGATGAATGGGAAGTTCAATTAAAAGAAGCTATTGATTTAAAGCAATTAGTAGAAAGAGACTATAAAAATAGCCTTATAAAAACAATGATAGCTCCACATTCTCCATATACATTATCTCGTGAAGCTTTGGTGGAAACAGCAAGAGCTTCAAAAGAGTATAATGAAAATATTCATATACATGTAGCTGAAACTTTAGATGAAATAAATATAATAAAAGAGAAATATAATATGACACCAGTGGAGTATATGGTTGATACAGGTATATTTGATAACAAAGTTATGGCAGCGCATTGTGTACATTTAACTGATAATGATATAGAGATTATAAAAAATAAAAATGTAAGCCCTATATATAACCCACAAAGTAATATGAAACTTGCAAGTGGAGTTCCAAGAATAATTGATATGATAGATAAAGGAATAAATGTATGTATGGGTACAGATGGAACATGTAGCAATAATAATCTTAATATGTTAGAAGAAATGGAAACAGGGGCATTGCTTCAAAATCTTTTCTATAAAGATACCACTAGATTAAGTGCTAAGACAGTTTTTAAAATGGCAACAGTTAATGGATCAAAAGCACTAGGAATAGAAAATCTAGGTGCAATACAAGAAGGAAATATTGCAGATATTATAATGTTAAATATGAATAAAGCAAGTATGATTCCATGCCATGATATATATTCAAATATAGTATTTTCAGCAAGTGGAAATGAAATTGAATATGTAATAATTAATGGAAAGCTTGTAATGGAAAAAGGGGAACTTATAAATATTGATGAAGAGAAAATTTTATATGAAGGAAAGAAATTTTGTGAAAAATTATAA
- the hflX gene encoding GTPase HflX has product MILGNLEGIRKTILKKLDNIYEFKVDRQNISNEEIIDIICEVTSEINKEISVAIDRKGNVLSVAVGDSNTVEMPVIDIKSKKLSGVRIIHTHPNGNSKLSALDLSALISLKLDCMVAVAVENGKCKDITMGFCGVHDNKLVAEVASNLELHKALGVNILTIIKNIEENLVDNEVEEDKGERAILVGIENEESLDELEELAKACNVVTLNKMLQKRIKIDTAFFIGEGKVEELSMLRQACNANLIIFDDELSASQIRNLENATGTKVIDRTTLILEIFARRARTKEAKIQVELAQLKYRLPRLIGMGTVLSRTGAGIGTRGPGEKKLEIDKRHIRERIYDLNKELSKIKKTRQIQRDKRSRENIPKVSLVGYTNAGKSTLRNKLCEIASPKDVYQKEEVFEADMLFATLDVTTRALILPDNRLITLTDTVGFIRKLPHDLVEAFKSTLEEVINSELLLHVVDASSESAYKQIEAVNLVLEELGAADKPMILLLNKVDMTSNEGLSKLKEEYNNPNVLEISGKSNINLDLLLEKVCKVLPNPLRKVEYLIPYSDSASAALLHRSAKVIEEEYEEQGTRIIAMVDDEIYNKCKEYIKNNI; this is encoded by the coding sequence ATGATACTTGGAAATTTAGAAGGCATAAGAAAGACTATTTTAAAAAAATTAGATAATATATATGAGTTTAAAGTAGATAGGCAAAATATATCTAATGAAGAAATTATCGATATAATATGTGAAGTTACTAGTGAAATAAATAAAGAAATAAGCGTTGCTATAGATAGAAAAGGAAATGTATTAAGTGTAGCTGTAGGTGATAGCAATACTGTTGAAATGCCTGTAATTGATATAAAGTCAAAAAAATTATCAGGGGTTAGAATAATACATACACATCCTAATGGAAATTCAAAATTATCAGCGTTAGATTTGTCAGCGCTTATATCTTTAAAATTAGATTGTATGGTAGCGGTCGCAGTAGAAAATGGAAAGTGCAAAGATATAACTATGGGATTTTGTGGAGTACATGACAATAAATTGGTTGCTGAAGTTGCTTCTAATTTAGAACTTCATAAAGCTCTTGGCGTAAATATACTTACTATAATTAAAAATATAGAAGAAAATTTAGTTGATAATGAAGTGGAAGAAGATAAGGGCGAACGAGCTATTTTAGTTGGAATAGAAAATGAAGAAAGTTTAGATGAATTAGAGGAACTTGCAAAAGCATGTAATGTGGTTACTTTAAATAAAATGCTTCAAAAAAGAATTAAAATAGATACTGCATTTTTTATAGGAGAGGGAAAAGTAGAAGAACTTTCGATGTTAAGGCAAGCGTGTAATGCTAATCTAATAATATTTGATGATGAATTATCAGCATCCCAAATTAGAAATTTAGAAAATGCAACAGGCACTAAAGTTATAGATAGAACTACTCTTATTCTTGAAATATTTGCAAGAAGGGCTAGAACAAAGGAAGCTAAAATTCAAGTTGAACTTGCACAGTTAAAATACAGGTTACCAAGACTTATAGGAATGGGTACAGTATTATCTAGAACGGGTGCTGGTATAGGAACTAGAGGTCCTGGTGAGAAAAAATTAGAAATAGATAAAAGACATATAAGAGAAAGAATATATGATCTTAATAAGGAACTTAGTAAGATAAAGAAAACTAGACAAATTCAAAGAGATAAAAGAAGTAGAGAAAATATACCTAAAGTTTCTTTAGTGGGATATACAAATGCGGGTAAATCTACTTTAAGAAATAAATTGTGTGAAATTGCATCACCAAAAGATGTATATCAAAAAGAAGAAGTATTTGAAGCGGATATGTTATTTGCCACTTTAGATGTTACAACTAGAGCATTAATACTTCCAGATAATAGGTTGATAACTTTAACAGATACTGTAGGCTTTATAAGAAAACTTCCTCATGACTTAGTAGAAGCATTTAAATCTACTTTAGAAGAAGTTATAAATTCGGAGTTATTGTTACATGTAGTTGATGCATCATCAGAAAGTGCATATAAACAAATTGAAGCTGTAAACTTAGTATTAGAAGAATTAGGTGCAGCTGATAAACCTATGATATTATTACTTAATAAAGTTGATATGACTAGTAATGAAGGACTATCTAAATTAAAAGAAGAGTATAATAATCCAAATGTACTTGAAATATCAGGAAAAAGCAATATAAATTTAGATTTACTTTTAGAAAAAGTTTGCAAAGTTCTTCCTAATCCTTTAAGAAAAGTAGAGTATTTAATACCATACAGTGACAGTGCAAGTGCTGCTTTACTTCACAGAAGTGCTAAAGTTATAGAAGAAGAATATGAAGAACAAGGTACAAGAATAATAGCTATGGTTGATGATGAAATATATAATAAATGTAAGGAGTATATTAAAAATAATATATAG
- the hpt gene encoding hypoxanthine phosphoribosyltransferase → MENGKRNILITEEQIQNRIEELGTEISSHYSGKKLYVLSLLRGSFIYTADLVRQITVPTKIGFMTTSSYGHNETSSGNVKIVHDIPDDIKGFDVLVVDDIVDTGITMKFVIEHAKSLGANSVKSCVLLDKPERRKADIKPDFCCFEIPDVFVVGYGLNYGDYYRNIPYVFNWEQN, encoded by the coding sequence ATGGAAAACGGAAAAAGAAATATTCTTATAACAGAAGAACAAATTCAAAACAGAATCGAAGAATTAGGTACAGAAATCTCTTCTCATTATTCAGGTAAAAAACTTTATGTACTATCATTACTTAGAGGTAGCTTTATATATACTGCAGATTTAGTTAGACAAATAACTGTTCCAACCAAAATAGGTTTTATGACAACATCAAGTTATGGTCATAATGAAACTTCTTCTGGTAATGTAAAAATAGTTCATGATATACCAGATGATATCAAAGGATTTGACGTACTTGTAGTAGACGACATAGTTGATACTGGTATTACTATGAAATTCGTAATAGAACATGCTAAATCTTTAGGTGCAAACAGTGTAAAAAGTTGTGTACTTTTAGATAAGCCTGAAAGAAGAAAAGCAGATATTAAACCAGATTTTTGTTGTTTTGAAATTCCTGACGTATTTGTAGTAGGTTATGGACTTAACTATGGTGATTATTACAGAAATATACCTTACGTATTTAACTGGGAACAAAATTAA
- a CDS encoding transglycosylase domain-containing protein, with protein MTESKGTKSSQSKKTSSKKTKKKKFKPFKIILISLLSLFIISTIVAGGLVLAVMKTAPDLDIHEIVAASDASKIYDDKGELIDNIITSKKKILVKYDELPKNLVNAFVSIEDERFFEHKGIDLKRIAGAFLIDIKNVLKGSPGLQGASTITQQLIKNTLFETHGNTLNDKVRRKVQEWYLAPKLEKEVGKEVIMETYLNTIYLGGRAIGVGAAADQYFGVSVNKLDLVQCAFIAGLPQSPSVYYPYSRTSKKDPSKYLNRTKTVLSKMKENGYISESQYIEAIAELDTDKFGVTEDRSFQTLGHYTIHKPANVDEKYNFEWFTRPVIDNVKKDLKEIYNYSDDEIEKLLVNGNLKIYSTMNKNLQVETQKLINEDNKLNSLTKECKDGLKEPQASAVLTDYHTGEVKVIIGGRGEQPALSFNRATNAKVPAGSSIKPLTVYAPAIDSKMATACTVLEDSPLPDAMSRKYSSPGTVWQPKNANGVYSGYLGLREALKNSVNVFAVKLEDKIGLNTGIKYGEKFGLTFDNVDKHSMAALALGELSGGTNTFTMANAYGVFGNNGLYSSPRLYTKVVDRNGNTILETKTQTTQVLSPESAYIMYDLLKGPVKEGTATSINNTYTNEIPIVGKTGSSTKFKNLWFCGLTPYYSGSVWIENKYGQSIYSSDAAALFGKIMNKAVENLPVTDIKMPDNIVKAEVDRVSGLLPSDLSYKDPRGSQVYTELFIKGTVPTEQDNIHVSARVNRYNGHIAGSYTPSFLTDYRVFIKRDYNPGVYLADQMYVLPNRQDNSSSHYSQDRKPKKDKTESDQHATEKNANIDSETTNSTNTGTENSNSNINDNNNNNIINDDTENKKNNKNPTNNAKKKPKNLKDLFKNH; from the coding sequence ATGACTGAAAGTAAAGGAACTAAAAGTTCTCAGTCTAAAAAAACATCCAGCAAGAAAACTAAGAAAAAAAAGTTTAAACCTTTTAAAATTATATTAATATCACTTTTATCACTATTTATAATATCTACAATTGTAGCTGGTGGACTAGTCCTAGCTGTTATGAAGACTGCCCCAGATTTGGATATACATGAAATTGTAGCAGCAAGTGATGCATCCAAAATTTATGATGACAAAGGTGAACTTATTGATAATATAATTACATCTAAGAAAAAAATTCTAGTAAAATATGATGAGCTTCCAAAAAATCTTGTAAATGCTTTTGTAAGTATAGAGGATGAACGATTTTTTGAACACAAAGGTATTGACTTAAAAAGAATTGCAGGTGCTTTTTTAATTGACATTAAAAATGTGCTTAAAGGAAGTCCTGGACTTCAAGGTGCATCTACTATTACCCAACAATTAATAAAAAACACCTTATTTGAAACTCACGGTAATACACTAAATGACAAAGTAAGAAGAAAAGTTCAAGAATGGTATCTAGCTCCTAAACTAGAAAAAGAGGTTGGTAAAGAAGTTATTATGGAAACTTACCTAAATACAATATATTTAGGTGGTAGAGCCATTGGAGTTGGGGCTGCAGCAGATCAATATTTTGGTGTTTCTGTAAACAAATTAGACCTTGTTCAATGCGCATTTATTGCTGGACTACCTCAAAGTCCATCAGTATATTATCCATATTCTCGTACCTCTAAAAAAGATCCTTCTAAGTATCTCAATAGAACTAAAACTGTTCTTTCTAAAATGAAGGAAAATGGATATATTAGTGAAAGCCAATATATTGAAGCCATAGCGGAATTAGATACCGATAAATTTGGCGTTACAGAAGATAGATCTTTTCAAACACTTGGACATTATACTATTCATAAACCTGCCAATGTTGATGAAAAATATAATTTTGAATGGTTTACCAGACCTGTTATAGATAATGTAAAAAAAGATCTTAAAGAAATATACAATTATAGTGACGATGAAATAGAAAAACTATTAGTAAACGGAAATTTAAAAATTTATAGCACTATGAATAAAAATCTTCAAGTAGAAACTCAAAAACTTATAAATGAAGACAACAAATTAAATAGTTTAACTAAAGAATGTAAAGATGGACTTAAAGAACCTCAAGCTTCTGCTGTTTTAACAGATTATCACACTGGAGAAGTTAAGGTAATCATAGGTGGTCGAGGAGAACAACCTGCTCTATCATTTAATAGAGCTACTAATGCCAAAGTACCAGCTGGCTCTAGTATAAAGCCATTAACTGTTTATGCTCCTGCTATAGATAGTAAAATGGCTACTGCATGTACGGTACTTGAAGATTCACCATTACCTGATGCAATGTCTAGAAAGTATTCTTCTCCTGGAACAGTTTGGCAGCCTAAAAATGCTAATGGAGTTTATTCTGGTTATCTAGGCTTAAGAGAAGCTTTAAAAAATTCTGTTAATGTATTTGCAGTGAAACTTGAAGATAAAATAGGATTAAACACTGGTATAAAATATGGTGAAAAATTTGGATTAACTTTTGATAATGTGGATAAACATAGTATGGCTGCTTTAGCTCTTGGGGAATTAAGCGGTGGTACAAATACATTTACAATGGCTAATGCTTATGGAGTTTTTGGAAACAATGGATTATACTCTTCTCCTAGACTCTATACAAAAGTTGTAGATAGGAATGGTAATACTATACTTGAAACGAAAACTCAAACAACACAAGTATTATCCCCTGAATCAGCTTACATTATGTATGATTTATTAAAAGGTCCAGTAAAAGAAGGTACAGCAACTAGTATAAACAATACTTATACTAATGAAATACCTATCGTTGGTAAAACAGGTTCTTCCACTAAATTTAAAAATCTTTGGTTCTGTGGTTTAACTCCATATTATTCAGGCTCAGTATGGATAGAAAATAAGTATGGTCAAAGTATTTATAGTAGTGATGCAGCTGCACTTTTCGGTAAAATAATGAATAAAGCTGTTGAAAATTTACCTGTTACAGATATTAAAATGCCCGATAACATAGTCAAAGCTGAAGTAGATAGAGTTTCTGGATTACTTCCTTCTGATTTATCTTATAAGGATCCACGTGGAAGTCAAGTATATACTGAATTATTTATTAAAGGAACTGTACCTACTGAACAAGATAATATTCACGTATCAGCTAGAGTAAATAGATATAATGGTCATATTGCAGGTTCATATACTCCTTCATTCTTAACAGATTATAGAGTATTTATAAAAAGAGATTATAATCCTGGTGTTTATTTAGCTGATCAGATGTATGTATTACCAAATAGACAAGATAATTCTTCTTCTCACTATTCACAAGATAGAAAACCTAAAAAAGATAAAACTGAATCAGACCAACATGCAACGGAAAAAAATGCTAATATAGATTCCGAAACAACTAATAGTACCAATACAGGTACAGAAAATAGTAATTCTAATATCAATGATAATAATAACAATAATATTATTAATGATGATACCGAGAATAAAAAAAATAATAAAAACCCTACTAATAATGCTAAAAAAAAGCCTAAAAATTTAAAAGATTTATTTAAAAATCACTAA
- the spoVAE gene encoding stage V sporulation protein AE: MNEYIMAFVVGGLICVVAQILMDKTKLTPGRILVAFVTAGVILGALGIYEPLVKYGKAGATIPLPGFGYNLAKSVMKEVDKSGFLGVFTGGIKGGAGGIGAAIIFGYIMAIVFNPKTK; the protein is encoded by the coding sequence ATGAATGAATATATTATGGCCTTTGTAGTAGGGGGACTAATATGTGTAGTTGCACAAATACTTATGGATAAAACGAAACTTACACCTGGAAGGATTTTAGTAGCTTTTGTAACAGCAGGAGTAATATTAGGTGCGTTAGGTATATATGAACCATTGGTTAAGTACGGAAAGGCAGGAGCGACTATTCCGTTACCTGGATTTGGATATAATTTGGCTAAATCAGTAATGAAAGAAGTAGATAAAAGCGGATTTTTAGGAGTATTTACTGGTGGAATAAAAGGTGGAGCAGGTGGAATAGGAGCAGCTATTATATTTGGTTATATAATGGCAATTGTTTTTAATCCTAAGACTAAATAG
- the spoVAD gene encoding stage V sporulation protein AD, whose protein sequence is MTKRVGKQTIILENKPRIIATTSVVGPKEGEGPLKDYFDVILSDDLNGKDSFEKAESSIMYRAVQETLKKVNLQEKDIHYLIAGDLLNQTAASNFAARDVDIPFIGLYGACSTMSESLGVASMLINAEYADYAIASTSSHFSSAERQFRFPLEMGSQRTPTAQWTVTGSGAMLLAREGNFPYITYFTVGKIKDYGQTDTSDMGSAMAPAAVDTLKQHFEDTGRKPEDYDLIASGDLGNLGKKITEELLKEYGYDISQNYIDCGDEIFDKERQKVNCGGSGCGCSAVVSCGYIYKNMLKGKYKKVLLVSTGALMSSTTSLQGESIPGIAHAVSIEFGGN, encoded by the coding sequence ATGACAAAAAGAGTTGGAAAACAAACTATAATATTAGAAAATAAGCCGAGAATAATTGCTACGACTAGTGTAGTAGGACCTAAGGAAGGAGAGGGTCCTTTAAAAGATTATTTTGATGTTATACTTAGTGATGATTTAAATGGAAAAGATAGTTTTGAAAAAGCAGAGAGCAGTATTATGTATAGGGCAGTTCAAGAAACTTTAAAAAAGGTAAACTTACAAGAGAAAGACATACATTACTTAATAGCAGGAGATTTATTGAATCAAACAGCTGCATCAAACTTTGCAGCTAGAGATGTTGATATACCCTTCATAGGATTATATGGTGCATGTTCTACTATGTCTGAGTCATTAGGTGTAGCATCTATGCTTATAAATGCTGAATATGCTGATTATGCAATAGCATCAACATCATCACACTTTTCTTCTGCTGAAAGACAATTTAGATTTCCTTTAGAGATGGGAAGTCAAAGAACTCCTACGGCACAATGGACTGTAACGGGATCAGGAGCAATGCTACTTGCAAGAGAAGGAAACTTTCCGTATATAACTTATTTTACAGTTGGAAAAATAAAAGATTATGGTCAAACGGATACAAGTGATATGGGGTCAGCTATGGCACCGGCAGCTGTTGATACATTAAAACAACATTTTGAAGATACAGGTAGAAAACCTGAAGACTATGACTTAATAGCTAGTGGAGATCTTGGAAATTTGGGTAAAAAAATCACTGAGGAATTATTAAAAGAATATGGATATGATATATCTCAAAATTATATAGATTGTGGAGACGAAATTTTTGATAAAGAAAGACAGAAAGTAAATTGTGGTGGAAGTGGATGTGGATGTTCAGCAGTTGTAAGTTGTGGGTATATATATAAGAACATGTTGAAAGGCAAATATAAGAAGGTATTATTAGTTTCTACAGGAGCATTAATGAGTTCTACTACATCTCTTCAAGGAGAAAGTATACCTGGAATTGCTCATGCAGTATCAATAGAGTTTGGAGGAAATTAA
- the spoVAC gene encoding stage V sporulation protein AC: MKIKEEELKQKFKDLTEQETPKSNILKDCFRAFIVGGIICDVGQFFMNFYLKLGFSVEDTGAYVAITMIFIGALLTGIGIYDKIGDFAGAGSVVPITGFANSIVSPAMEFKKEGFVFGVGAKMFIIAGPVLVYGIGSSIIVGLIYYFINL, encoded by the coding sequence ATGAAGATAAAAGAAGAGGAATTAAAGCAAAAGTTTAAAGATTTAACAGAACAAGAAACTCCCAAGTCTAATATATTAAAAGATTGTTTTAGAGCTTTCATAGTTGGAGGAATTATATGCGATGTAGGACAATTTTTTATGAATTTTTATTTAAAGCTAGGATTTTCTGTTGAAGATACAGGAGCATATGTTGCTATAACAATGATTTTTATAGGTGCGTTACTTACTGGAATTGGAATATATGATAAAATTGGTGATTTTGCAGGAGCCGGTTCAGTAGTACCTATTACAGGGTTTGCAAACTCTATTGTTTCTCCAGCAATGGAATTTAAAAAAGAAGGATTTGTATTTGGAGTAGGTGCAAAAATGTTTATTATAGCGGGACCAGTTTTGGTATATGGTATTGGTTCTTCTATAATTGTAGGGCTTATATATTATTTTATTAATTTATAA